One part of the Sus scrofa isolate TJ Tabasco breed Duroc chromosome 8, Sscrofa11.1, whole genome shotgun sequence genome encodes these proteins:
- the UCHL1 gene encoding ubiquitin carboxyl-terminal hydrolase isozyme L1 has protein sequence MQLKPMEINPEMLNKVLTRLGVAGHWRFADVLGLEEESLGSVPAPACALLLLFPLTAQHENFRKKQIEELKGQEVSPKVYFMKQTIGNSCGTIGLIHAVANNQDKLEFEDGSVLKQFLSETEKLSPEDRAKCFEKNEAIQAAHDAVAQEGQCRVDDKVNFHFILFNNVDGHLYELDGRMPFPVNHGASSEDSLLQDAAKVCREFTEREQGEVRFSAVALCKAA, from the exons ATGCAGCTCAAACCGATGGAGATTAACCCGGAG ATGCTGAACAAA GTGCTGACAAGGCTCGGGGTCGCCGGCCATTGGCGCTTCGCGGACGTGCTGGGACTGGAGGAGGAGTCTTTGGGCTCGGTGCCAGCACCTGCTTGCGCGCTGCTGCTGCTCTTTCCCCTCACGGCCCAG CATGAGAACTTCAGGAAAAAACAGATTGAAGAGCTGAAGGGACAAGAAGTCAGTCCTAAGGTGTACTTTATGAAGCAGACCATTGGCAACTCCTGTGGCACCATCGGGCTTATACATGCAGTAGCCAATAATCAGGACAAACTGGAGTTTG AGGATGGATCGGTTCTGAAACAGTTTCTTTCTGAAACAGAGAAGTTGTCTCCGGAAGACAGAGCAAAATGCTTTGAAAAGAATGAG GCTATCCAGGCTGCCCATGATGCTGTGGCCCAGGAGGGACAGTGCCGG GTAGATGACAAAGTgaactttcattttattctgtttaacAACGTGGATGGCCACCTCTATGAACTTG ATGGTCGGATGCCTTTTCCGGTGAACCATGGCGCCAGCTCAGAGGACTCGCTGCTGCAG GACGCCGCCAAGGTCTGCAGAGAATTCACTGAGCGTGAGCAAGGCGAGGTCCGCTTCTCGGCCGTGGCGCTCTGCAAGGCGGCCTAA